One window of Heliomicrobium gestii genomic DNA carries:
- a CDS encoding phage tail protein: protein MDPILGQIQIFAFNYAPDGWTLCDGRQLQVAQNQALFSLISNTYGGNGTTTFNLPDLRNAIPFPSANPSAPFCAYYIATSGTYPIRP from the coding sequence ATGGATCCTATTTTAGGACAGATCCAGATTTTTGCATTCAACTATGCTCCAGATGGCTGGACATTATGCGATGGAAGGCAGCTTCAGGTGGCACAAAATCAAGCGCTCTTTTCTCTTATTAGCAATACCTATGGCGGCAATGGCACCACCACATTCAACCTGCCGGATCTGAGAAATGCAATCCCTTTCCCTTCCGCAAACCCGTCGGCGCCATTCTGCGCCTATTACATTGCGACGTCGGGCACGTATCCGATTCGACCCTAA
- a CDS encoding phage tail protein, translating into MDEPFVGEIMLFAFSSFVPQGWLKCDGTVYNWQPYQALFALIGNTYGGNAQQQTFAVPDLTGAEPDPHTMYCIAYQGIWPPRPY; encoded by the coding sequence ATGGATGAACCATTTGTAGGCGAAATCATGCTATTTGCATTCTCCTCATTTGTCCCGCAGGGTTGGTTAAAGTGTGATGGCACCGTGTATAACTGGCAACCATACCAAGCGCTCTTTGCGTTGATAGGCAACACCTATGGCGGCAACGCGCAGCAGCAAACGTTTGCCGTACCCGACTTGACGGGGGCAGAACCGGACCCCCATACCATGTATTGCATAGCCTATCAAGGCATCTGGCCGCCAAGGCCGTATTAG